In the genome of Oncorhynchus gorbuscha isolate QuinsamMale2020 ecotype Even-year linkage group LG05, OgorEven_v1.0, whole genome shotgun sequence, the window CACACTGGCCTGATGTCAGGCTGAAAGGAACGCTAGCCAGGCCGGGGCACATTCACTCTCTTCCCCGCCCTGTGGTCATAGATGTCTTTCAGTAACACATTAAGTCGCCACTAGTTACGCCGGGTTTCCATTGAGAACAACCATACAGTGTGTTCACTTACACATCTTAATGACCCAGTAATGTACGGTCTCAGTGCTGTTATCAACTCTGTTTTATccctgacctcatcctgtcaggtCCCAACTCAGAAATACATCAAGTTATTCTACTTCTGTGAGTTCATATTAGAATAGCAGAGGTTTCAGTAGCCAGTGGACTGGACTTTGATAGTGGGTATTAAAGGGAATATGTTTTTTATCTTCAGTTTCACAGAAACCGAACCACATCATTTTGAGGCACATTTGAAATGTGAATACTTCTATAAGGATCCTCAGATACGTCAATAAGTTACTTGTGGTGTATCAGTTTACTATCTAAGTTTACAACCTGAAAAACTACCAGCCTTTAATTGCCATTCATGAATACATCAAAAACATTTAGTTATTCTATATTGTAAAGAGTCTATATATAGTGGTCTAAGACTATACCATCGCGAACAAGAGGGACGAGACAACAGCTCCTATCTCCTGCCCTGGAATGGGTTCCTGTTTCTGTGGTGGTGCACCTGCTATCTCTCTCCCAGGCAGCCCTGatacacagagccctaaccccacaGGCACTCTCTGGTAACTCCTGTCTGATTAGCTCCTCAGGAGGACATTGTTCCAAAAACAATTCACTAGACTAGACTCCCCAGTATTAATTTAGTCCCACCAGAAAGGCCCATCCATCCTGGGCGGGACGGGCTCTGCTCTGGGCCTATCCCCCGGCCTGCTAATAGAACGCCACTGACTGCCCTGTCACTATAACTGATAGTCCCAGGTAGTTTGTTGCTTCCGCGTGCGATTCTATCCCATCAGGCAGTGCGATGCGGGCCCctcactcttcctcctctctttcccatcctctctctgtcagcagtCATTCACTTgttcagggctgggtgtctcttCTGTCACTCTCATCCCTCATTCTACTTGATGGGGGAGATAGACAGCTAGGAAGGAAGGTGTCAGAGAATGGAAATGATTTACTGAATGCTCTGCtcggtatgtctctctctccttgaaaGGAGCAGTAGGGGAAGGCATAGAGGGAAATAGATGCAGGGCTTTTTAGGTGTGTGAGATAATGATGCTGTGAGCCACAGGCAAGAAAAATAGCCTGAGTAAAACAAAGTATTTCAACCTTGTTAGTGTGCTGTAGGTACTTTAGAAGACATAAGACAACTCTGATCTGTGATGATTAAAATCTAGGGAGACTTTTTTTCAATTGGTAAAGGAACCCTGCTGATTTCTGCATTGTGCTATAGGATACCTACAGATGTCGGATCTTCATTTTTATCAGAAATTGTTATTGAGACTTTTCTTGCACTAACTTAAAAAGACTTCTAAAGATTGTAATTTCAATTTAAAAATGTATCATCCCCTACAAATGTATCATCCCCtacaaatgtatcaaccccccccccaaagaaatgtccCTTAATtaaaatccacataataattcacatttcctgttaattaatggattattttcctgctgtagcaaactgactcaaattaagattctaTATCTGTACCTGTTTGTTAGCTGTGCctggaggtgaggaggtgtcGAATGGGGAACATTATACACCATAGACTTATTCTTTACAGAAGCTAGCCAACCTCTCCACCTATAGACTAGGGCAATCCTGTCTGAGTAGTTCTATTAATTCTACCCTCATAAGCATCATTTGATATTTGAAATAGACATTCAAATACATACATGCATGAAATAGGATTTAGTTTCATGAGACAAAAAGGAGACACAATTTTTTCATCATCAATGTGACAAGCATCACTAAGCATGGCTTTATTATCTGAAGGGTTGTTAATGTAATGTATGAATTACAACCAAGGACTAGTGGTTATATGAGCCAATCCTAGTGTATGTCTGTAAGATATATAGAACGAGATACATGTGTttgtcaaaataaaggaaacaccaacataaagtgtcttaatagggtgttgggacaccacgagccagaacagcttcaatgcaccttgacatagattctacaagtgtctggaactctattggagggacgcaacaccattcttccatgagaaattccataatttggtgttttgttgatggtggttgaAAATGCCTCCTCAGGCatcactccagaatctcccataagtgttcaattgggttgagatctggtgacggAAACCCCCATGGCATAcggtttacatcgttttcatgcccatcaaaccattcagtgtcCACTCTGTGGATGGGGCATTGTCATCATATGCCTGCTGATCCTACGGGGCCATAGCCATGGCAGCCAAAATTATGGCCTGCCCAgaatttttatacatgaccctaagcatcaTTAACTTAATTAACTCAcgcctgtgtggaagcacctgcatTCAATGTACTTTGCATCCCTCATTTACTTAAGTGTTTCCTTAATTAATTTTGTCAGCTACCTGTACTGAACTTGTACTAACTGTTCACTCTGTCTACCAAGTGTCAATATATTATCTTTgtcctttccctgtctctcctccccactcctctccctctctaaaccgTCTCATCAGAAAATACTTACTCCTGTCCATCCTCATCACTGCACAGATGTTCCACACAGCCTAAATGTACTTTCACATGGAAAAACATCTGCATAATGTCTTCATTAGGGGAATACTTCTGTTCCTTAGATAGTAACAGACACACAGGAGTATCTTTTTATCACCCAAATGTTGCAACGATCCAAAGAAGCTTTATCGCCTCTGTAGAAGCTATAGCCTGAAGGTTAGAGAACGACTCTTTGCCCACCCACCAGCTTGCGTGACCAGCTTAATTATAGATCCTGTGTGTATTGATACAAGTTCATTAAATCTGTTGCATAATTCATGTCAATGGCAGCATATAGCTTAATTAAAAGTGTTGCAGCCAATTTTATGGAAGTTTTCCTTTTAAATCTGAGCTCTGACAACAGCCGTGACAACTTTTGAATGATATGCTTGAAGAAGTGGCAATTTATTATACATTGCATGTGTATGAACTCACACTGTGGTTACATCACATTCTATTGAAGCACTGGACATTACTGTCCAGTATGCAATATTTCCTTGTTCAATAGAATTTCCACGTCATGCCATTTGTTTCAGATCATGTGCTGCCACCTTGTGTTCATGTTGGATTTGTCCAATAACAGGGAAGAGTGTAATAATGTGGCGTTGATGTATGTGAAATAGGAATTAACATACAATTACACAGATTCATTTCAGAAATGCTTATGTACTTGTCATGAAAGTGTTTATGTGTGGCTTTTGAATATGTTATGACGTCCTTCTGTAGGTGCCCTTCAACTAAAGTGTTACCAAAGATTTTAACCTTGGAATAAATATCTATTCAGACATTGGCCAGACACAGCCTTGCCATCCTGCCAAATGCTGAACCAGGCCTGTATCCAGGCTCAACAGCTTGTTGGTGGATGAGCCGGTTAACCAAATGAGATGACGTCTTAAAGCCGAGTGTTTAAGGATATGTCCTCAATAAGGATGTATTCTGTGGATTTTCAATAGAAAAAGCTAAACATGGCTTATGTTTAGTTTTGCTTGGAATCAAACAGTTATTAATAGACCCCTAGCAAATCAGTTTAATGAGCTTTCCTCCCAAATAGTTCAATGCAGAGGGCGCGTCTTGGGTGTGTTCCAGCACATTGtcaaaacaaacaagaaattcATGTGAAAGTGAGAAAATGACTCTGGCATGCATATGAATCAGATGAGCTCACCCACATCATCAACCTTTGATGAAATATTATTGAGATAGATGTCTCTTGAATGCAACCCGCTGAATTGAGAAGTGAAAGCAAAGCAGCAAATTTGTTATGGTAATGAATGGGTGAGTGGGCCAACCCGTTGATCTGATTCAGGTTGTCATGCCATCACGGTGTCAatcatttatgtgtgtgtgtgtgtgtgtgtgtgtgtgtgtgtgtgtgtgtgtgtgtgtgtgtgtgtgtgtgtgtgcgcgagcacatttgtgggtgtgtgtatgggtgcgTGCAAAAGTGTTTCTGCTCACCAACAGAGAGCTGTGTTATTTCTTCACAGCAGGAACATTGCCACAATTTTCTTCAGCCATGCTAATGTTTGCCTCACAGGCAGAATTAGAATGTTTAGCCGTGGGCTTAATTGACATTAGTAGAAAATAGAAGTATTATTGAAATTCaaatcattattattttttatatctaACACAGCACAATGTTTATGAGTTGAGAAGATGTCTCTTTTTTTCACTTCCAGCAGACTTCTTGTATTCCTTGTTTTCTGTAGCCTGGAGCTGAAAGAACATAGAAGTTCTCTCCACTGCATGTCAAGAGATTTCTCCCACTAATGAGGTAGATGGATGGCCTTTGTTTTCTGAATGGATTTAAACAGAATTTAAAACTTCCTGACTGTTCTCATGACTAATACAGAAGGCTGCTTTGGAAATCAGCCTACAGCGTTTATTCaaattctctctactctacataTTGATCAATTTGAGTTGACATGTTCATCCACCACTCGGCTTCACTAAAAAACAAAgctaaatgtgtagaattgtaggaaattagctttaaaacagggAAATTATATCttagcctcatggcaaaatgtgtagaatagatTGAAATTTGCTTTGAGACggaacattttctctcagccccaTGCTAGAAtttgtaaaactgcaaaaaaaggAAGTTGATGGCCCAAGGGCCCCAAATGCAGTAGTCCGGCCCTGATTACATTCACAATACCATATACCTACTCCTTCAATATAACATTTCTTGTGAACTGGGAAAGAGAATCTAGGCGTTGTTGCCTCGCCTATGAATTGAGTATACTTCCAATGGATGTTGGAATAGGTATATTTTGGAAAGACAAAATAAAGAGTATGTGTAAACCAGGGGTGCACAACTTTGGTTTGAGTGCGTCTTCTTACTTGAAAAAGTGTCTTATTGACTGTTTCCACATGCGGAAACTGTTGGAGACGAAAACATTTTAATGGTTTGTTGAGAGTGTTAAGCATGAAATAGAAGCAGCATTGTGAAAATGCTAAAGACAGTTTATTAGTAGACACTCAGCAGACAGAAACCAACCACCCGCAGAATGTCTTCCTGAAATACACCTTTTGATTGGCAGTGTAAAATAAGGCAAAGGGTTCCAGACCATGTACAGGTATTTATACACGTTTGCACCAACGATAAAACAGTTATACATTCACTTGTTACCGTAAATAGTTTTGATATATCTGTGTTGTACCCATAGACCCACATACTTACATTTCCAAGAAACCCCATAGAACAGGGTTGGTGAGTGAGGGAGCATTTCGTAGGTTAAAGTAACACCTATATTATGCTATTTAGCTTTGGACCGGAGTCTGGCTAACTACATAGAATCAGACCACCATCTAAACAACATATAGATTTTGGAACTGCAAAAGCCAACACACTACATTGACATAATGCTATAATATTTGCCATTATAAATATGTAATCTCTTTCTGTATcttcttaaaaaatatataaaaatctcAATATAGGGTCTATATATAACTCAAATAATGTGCATTTCTTTGTAATTGGTCACATAGAGAAAGGCACCTCCCCCTGTGGTGTatccttttagcccccccccccgGCTTGTCTGGGGTATTCATTCTAACTAGAGCTGCAGAGTAGAACACAATTGAATATGAGGAACATTCTACTTACTTATTAGAGGCCTCTTCAGTTAAAAACAGCAACCTGGTTTCAGGGACAAGTTGATAACATGACCTGTATACAcgtcacaacacaacaacatgtgcaAGTGAGTTTCTTTCTGTTACAGACGGATTTCACAAAGCCAACCAACCCAGCGTTCTAGCAGCCAGGGAAGAATCATGTTTCTGACTTATCCAGGAAACTGTGTTTGATTGGCCCCAAGTCCCTGCCTTTCAATTGTTCAGAATAGCTGTGGTACTCTACTGTGGAGCTATAAATCACTGTTGATCATAGGAGGTAAAAGAGGATATTTTGAAATACTGCTCCAATTGCTGGCTTCTCTGAACACTAGCTTTCTCACACAGATCCTACAACCCATTGCCTGTACAGTTTGTGGGACAGTAGATGATGTGTTATTATGGGTTGTGTAAGTTGTTACCCTGTTGAGAGATCTCATCGTAAAGCTGTCCTCACAGTTGTCTGTCTTGTGAGGGACCTACGGTAGCAGGTCTGAGTGTGTCTGGGCTGTGGGCCAGGGCTTACTCCCCCTCAGAGCCATGAAAAGAGATCAGAGCAGCAGCTCCAgttgttctctctcacacacgtctcactctctgtcacacacacacacacacacacacacacacacacacacacacacacacacacacacacacacacacacacacacacacacacacacacacacacacacacacacacacacacacacacacacacacacacacacacacacacacacacacacacacacacacacacacacacacacacacacacacacagaggcagagttGGGTAGGATAAGCTGCCTTGTGACTTTGTCAGTGTCAGTATAAGAGATGGTGTCAGTGTTCTGTTCTCTCTAACACTGCAGTGATATTTCACTGCAATGGCTTATTGGGTAATTAGGGAAAGATTGGAGTGGAATTTCTACGTGTCCATGTGTTAACCAGCATGTTTTacaacaggggtgtcaaactcattccatggagggtcGACTGTACGCTGGTTTTTGTTATTTCCTTCATATTTGTGTTgaactaagacctagacaaccaggtgaggagagttcctaaCTAACCAATGACCTTCATTGATCAGTCAAGAAacaagggaggagcaaaaacctgcagacacttggccctccatggaatgagtttgacatgtgTTTTACAGGGTCTGATGTACAGGGGGCCTAAATATAGCCAGATATTCTCTACACACATTCACAATATAATTACTGAAATATCAATCATTTATATCAGAAATTAATATCCCCACAAAGAAGCACTGAATATATCCATTATAGAAATacatagaaaaatatatatagtcATCTGAATGCCCTTTGTACAGTTTTGAAATATTAGTGTCAGAAAAAGCCTTGATGACAGTGATGAGGATGTGTATTCTAAAGGGTAGTGGGATGGTGTGGTAAAGTAGTACTTAGGGATACTTAAGGGGGATGCTCCCCTATAAGACCGTCCAGACACACTCTCCAGCAGTAGCGTGGCAGACTAATGCTCAGTCTGAGTCAATACGTTTTTGGAGAATTTGAAAGAATTTGCTACACTAAGTGCAAAAAATGATAGGTCTGAACTGTCTTTTCACGTCACTGACTGTGCAGTGATACATTGTTTGTGAGTTTGATGTTTTGCAGTTAGTCACCGGTATATAGTACAGGACCACATTGACACGCCTGACCGAGACATTGTTTTCATGTGATGATCTTCTAGTAATACTTGTAAAAGGAAGTCATTTTTATGGTGCGCTCCTCCACTTAAAGCCAGGGGAGATTTGCGGACTcaaatagagaacagagagacaatCAATACAAATCTTTAAAAGGTTTGGAGTAGTTAAACATAAGGTAGTCCATGTAATAAAAGTCAtaagctctctgtctctctgaagtgCTGAGCTGTGCAAAGTAGCGATGGGTTAAATGAGTTGAAGTCCTCTCAGCCTTGGGGTTCCTGTCTTTAAAACTGGGGAAGGTGAGGTTATGCGGGGCACCAGTTCTACGTAGTAAGAAATTAGCCTCCTCCTCCATGGTCTCAAACTTGCCGATGAAGTTGTAGTCCAGCAGACAGGGGCTGCAGAGCTGGCTGGTAGGCTCCCAGTGAATGTCCATGCCCACAGGCCTGTGCACATCCAACAGATACTGCATGAACTCCTGGAAGGTCACTCCGCTGCCTGTCCTGAGGGCCACCTTGGAGGCGTTCACCCTGTACTTGGAGATGATGGGCTTCCCGAATACAGGATGATAGTAGGTGTTGGGGTTCTCAAACTTGTCCCTGAAGGCGGACACCAGCCTCTCCAGGGGTTCGCGGACAAACAGGACTTTGGTGTAAGTCTCCAGGCGCTGCGTGATGCCCTGGCGGTCGAAGCTGTCCAGCCTCTTGAGGTGGTTGCCATAATGGACAGCGTCGTGTTTGATCTCGTGGGTGGACGACGCCAGGCCAGACAGCACCATGAGGATCCTCTTCCAGTTGGAGCAGCCCGCCTTGGGCACCTAAAGAGATAagattagatttaaaaaatactttaTTAATTGGTTTGTTAAATCATTGCAGCCAGCATCACAGTCACAATGACAAAAATACACCAATAATCAAGAAGTTGTAAAAATATAGATAGCAGTATATAACAGCAATATCCAGAAGCCCAATAATCAATATGCAATAATCAGAACATCAATAAGCCACCTCGCAGTACAACAGCTTGTACTTGTCCTCCACATAGATCCGGGACACGTGGTGAGGTGTGATGGTTCTGGAGATGCTGCTCTTGTACTTGGCACAGACCTCCTTCATCAGCCTCCGCCGAGCTTCCTGGATGTGGGACAGTCTGTGCCACTGCCAGCTCTCCTCAGGAGAGTCTGGGGAACCCGAGGAGGACGAGGAGTTGTGTGAGTTCTTAGAGACCACGGGGCTGGTTTTCAGTAGTTTCCTGTGGCGCTTGGTGACGCGCAGGGAGCCCATGTCCTGTTCCCTAGAGCCAGGAGTGGCTGAATGTCTGGTCCACTGGAAGGCAGGGAACTGCATGGGGGGGATGGGGCTGGTTAGGCCTTCCACAGCCAGTCTCTGGTCCTGGCCTGGGCTGACTCTCACACCCTCACTGTCCTGAGTACACAGCGCCTGATGGACAAAGATAACACATCGACTTTACAAATGGCGCTGACagatgtaaaatgtatgcaagACTTCTACATCGGCATTGCTTGTTCTTTGGTGTTTTAGGCAGGGTTTCTGTAAAAGCACTTAGTGACATCTGCTTATGTaaaaaggactttataaatatattttagtGATTTAGTATTGATTACTATTAAGAATTCTCTGGCATTCAAAATGAAAATGTGTTTATTCAGTGAAACTCTCTTCCGTGAACTAATTCACCAACACTCTTTTAAAAACCTTTGGTGGAAAAAAAATGTATCTATACATTCCTGATTTCTGTAGTGCTCAGACTCAACACTTAGTGGTGCCGTTTCTCTACATCTTGACCAACTCTCCAATCTCTCCGATTGAAATGACACACACTGTAAATGACTGGGTGAACTACCAATAAACAGAGCTCTAATGTCATATAAATGTCTTATAAACACTTAATGGGAAATCTAAATTCAAATCATCTACAGGCAGATTACCATGGTAAGATGGCCTGAGGCTATCATGCGTTTTGACATTTTATTTCAATTATGGCGCCATAAAGCCAATAGATTGCATGTATAATCCTAATTGTACAACGGATAATGTGATGGGAGCCCATCATGAATTTGTGCTCATCTCCTATCTGACATCCATTGGATCAGGTGCCCAGTACTCCCACCTATATCCCCTGGGAAACCTCCAAAGGAGGAAGGAGTAGTAGGAATGGTTCCCTGACCGTTTCGTGTTGGGAAGCAGAGCAGGATCAGCCACAGTGTAGCCAGCCAGCATCAGACACCCACATGCAGGACTCACACTAATGGAAGTCTCTCATCTCTATTGAGAGCAGGACACCAGAGCAAACTGAGGTCAgcgggaggaaagagaggaaccaGGAGTGTGTCTGACATAGCAaccagctgctctctctcctgcagcctcAAAGCCTCCTAGTCTCACACTGAACCCCCTCATCTCCAGGCTGGtattacagtatatagtagtCTGAGCCCTGGAtgtgccccctctctctttctctctctctcctacagctACACACTGACACAACCCCCTCATCTCCAGGCTGGTATTACAGTATCTAGTAGTCAGAGCCCTGGCTgtgccctctctctcgctcctgcaGCTTCACACCAAGACCTCCACAGAGCATTTATCCCCTGGCTCTCCCTGGGCTGgaccaactcagtggccttgtggttagagtggcCGCCCTGAGACTGGAAGTTTGGGAGTTCGATCCCTGGTCGAGTCATACCAACCACTGTAAAAATACACCTCAGTCTGTTTGGCACTCAGCATTAATGAGATAGTTTGGGGGTAAGGCCCTGTAatagactagcatcctgtccagggGTTGTACATGTTCCTCAAGCTgccatgctacagaaacaggcttCTGCTCCTATGAGCCATTCCAGCTCGCATAAACCAAGACTACTTTACTCTCCATGGGCTGCAGAGAGCTGGCCCACCCCTGGCAGACTGGGGGAGGCCTCAGGTCAGCCTCTCTACACTGATGTTATCAGACACAGAAACTGCACTGCCACTCAACACCatatttgattttttaaaaacatatacactctctctctgtttgaaaggaggaggaggagtagaaaaTAACGTACCTCTCTGGACTGCCGAGCTGTTCCTCTTAGCttcacacctgggaagaggagagagagagagagagagagagagagagagagagagagagagagagagagagagagagagtgagcactTAAGTAAACGAGACAACATGTTTAGTTATTGCTTGTTGAGGAGGAGAGGTAGTCCTTTGATGCATCAGACCCAGGTAATGGAGTGAATTCCTCCTGCTGTAATATCAGCTACAAGGCCTGCTGACTCactgtattcctctcctctcctctcctctcctctcctctcctctcctctcctctcctctcctctcctctcctctcctctcctctcctctcctctcctctcctctcctctcctctcctctcctctcctctcctctccccaccagcTGCTTTCCACAGAGGgtgacacagagacaggtagctaTCTAGATCTATTTAAGTAATGAAACTGCAACACCATGAAACATTGGTAAATTAGTTGTGCTTTGATGGTCCTAGTTGTGGGCTGAGTAAGGAGTCTGAACTATTTGCTAGGTTGATTTCTTAGCAGGTTAGCTAAAAAAGATAGATTGGTTCTGCGACACAGAGAGGAATGTCTGAGCTgaaggacaaacagagagacaggtggtgatgTGTCTATTGGCAGATGTGACTGAGCCAGTCAACCAgtgggacaggacagacaggtgttgtgtttagtgtgtgttctCCAGCTGGACATCTCCTTTCCCGGGGTCCCCCATCCCCTCCCCCGTCCACCTCTCTCGTTGATGTGTAATCAGGCTGGATGCTCGGCGGATGGCTGTGCAGCTGCTGATGGGAGAGGGGCTCAGACACTTTTGCCTGAGTGGCCTGTCACTTCCAATCTACAGAGGGAAGTAATAGGAACCTGTAGAGTGAGGGGCCCCAGATGTGGGTCACGGCCCACCACCCCCCTTAACTAGTGAGATCTGCAAGGCCCCCGTCTCCTCTAGCACTTAGATACGTCTCAGAGGGGCTGGGAGAAAACCATACAACCATACAGCCAGATACAATGTTGTTTTAGGTTAGTATGCACTGCAGAAGGGCTTGGGGGGTTGGTTGTTGTAGTGTCTGTGATTCTGTTTATTCTTCTGTAGCAGGTTTAGGGAGGTAACGACAAACAGTTTGACATTTTCTAATCTTGTTCAGCTGTCGGAGCCTTATTTGATCTCCTAACCCTAATAATGGCTCAGTGCATCTTGTATGTCAGTTGACATTGTTGAATATAAAACACATGCATATCTAACAGGACACACCACACTATTACCAAGATAAAATGTCCGCTACACACAGTGCTGCTAGGCTCcaatggctctctctctcacacgcacacacacacacacacacacacacacacacacacacacacacacacacacacacacacacacacacacacacacacacacacacacacacacacacacacacacacacacacacacacacacacacacacacacacacacacacacacacacacacacacacacacacacacacacacacacacacacacacacacacacacacacacacagtagcatctTCCTTGGACTATCTCATCTAGATACATGCTTCACCATTGATCAGGAACCCCATCAGGCCAGTAATTGAAATCTCCTGAGGTCTAATAACTGCTTCCTGTTAAGTGCTGTTTTTGTCAGGAGCACTGTGTTGTCACTCATACTGCTCTGCTCACTAGCCTGGAACCAGATGTCTTTGTACTGTCTGGCCAACTCCTACTGTATAGTAATTGTCACGTTGTATGGGGCTGGCAAGACACCACAaaccgatctgggaccaggcttttGTCAGTGATGTTACTCACTGTCACAACCATTGCTTTATCCATAGAGAAACAGTATAATAGTGTTATATTTAATTATGTGGCTTTAATGTGCTGGATTATAGCCAGCTTTACCCCGTGCAGGATCCTCCTCAAATGAATACAATCAGTAATTCCAATGTGCTCCTTGTTGGGTTCAATGCAAGTTCACTTTCTGTCTGTTGAATTGAATGCAGTTGAGTAAATTTCTTCACTTGATTGCAATTCAATTCCTGAATTGGCTTGAATTTAGATGAAATTGACTTTGTGGATAGGTAATTGCATGTGCAACAGACAGCTATAAaaatctctgtctctcactgattTTTCAATTAAAAAGGAAATGAATCTTTGCCTTTACTGatacatgttctctctctttcgcctAGTTGATCTAGTTCCCAATGCAGTCTAGGTGCTCGGCAATGCCCTGAATAGCATCATAATGCCTTAGAGTAAAaagctgtgtgttgtgtttcgTAAACAACATTTATGTCTATACCATGAATTTGGTTGAAACTAATATATGTTGCTGTTTGATTGCAATTTCACCCTGAAACAAACTATTCTATTGATTTTCTCCAGGCTGTGAAACAATGATCAATTGTTCAAAATTGCTTCCTTATGAGGCTCAGCAAATTCACTTCTACAATTTAGGAATTCACAAACTCTGGTGAAGTGATGCAAGTAAACAGTGTGTTCATTTTGTCTTTTATTTCTGTGTCACAAATTGCAGCAATAGTACAAAACCCAGGTGAATCAAATGAGCATGCAAGTCCCCATTGACTTAACATGTTCATTGTGATGGATAGCATAGCTGAAATGTACTTCCTTTCATTCAATAACAATTTTCTCAGATCTTTTTATCTTCCATTACAGTAGCTGACATTGAGAGCAGATTGAAGGTGGATAATGGATA includes:
- the LOC124035582 gene encoding carbohydrate sulfotransferase 8-like; this translates as MLWVECRIVDALRGRRRMRATAVKLPCSFWFLLLFGAGGLVLFIHLQDLSEMVQQQAPGVKLRGTARQSREALCTQDSEGVRVSPGQDQRLAVEGLTSPIPPMQFPAFQWTRHSATPGSREQDMGSLRVTKRHRKLLKTSPVVSKNSHNSSSSSGSPDSPEESWQWHRLSHIQEARRRLMKEVCAKYKSSISRTITPHHVSRIYVEDKYKLLYCEVPKAGCSNWKRILMVLSGLASSTHEIKHDAVHYGNHLKRLDSFDRQGITQRLETYTKVLFVREPLERLVSAFRDKFENPNTYYHPVFGKPIISKYRVNASKVALRTGSGVTFQEFMQYLLDVHRPVGMDIHWEPTSQLCSPCLLDYNFIGKFETMEEEANFLLRRTGAPHNLTFPSFKDRNPKAERTSTHLTHRYFAQLSTSERQRAYDFYYMDYLMFNYSKPFKDLY